One region of Streptomyces davaonensis JCM 4913 genomic DNA includes:
- a CDS encoding NAD+ synthase, with translation MPQLRLALNQIDSRVGDLAQNTETILRWTRHSAEQGAHLVAFPEMALTGYPVEDLALRSSFVEASRAALRTLAAKLAEEGFGELPVVVGYLDRSDTAQPKYGQPAGAPRNAAAVLHRGEVALTFAKHHLPNYGVFDEFRYFVPGDTMPVIRVHGVDVALAICEDLWQDGGRVPAARSAGAGLLLSINASPYERDKDDTRLELVRKRAQEAGCTTAYLAMIGGQDELVFDGDSIVVDASGEVIARAPQFAEGCVVLDLDLPAASPNPPTGVVDDGLRIDRVILSEDPLPAYTPELTGGYADRLDDDEEVYSALVVGLRAYVAKNGFKSVLIGLSGGIDSALVAAIACDAVGAQNVYGVSMPSKYSSDHSKDDAAELARRTGLNFRTVPIAPMFDAYMASTELTGLAEENLQSRLRGTLLMAISNQEGHIVLAPGNKSELAVGYSTLYGDSVGAYGPIKDVYKTSIFRLAEWRNRSAAERGQTPPIPENSITKPPSAELRPGQVDTDSLPDYPVLDAILERYVDRDQGADLIVAAGFDPALVTKTLRMVDTAEYKRRQYPPGTKISPKGFGKDRRLPITNGWRETA, from the coding sequence GTGCCTCAACTTCGCCTCGCCCTGAACCAGATCGACTCGCGCGTCGGTGACCTCGCCCAGAACACCGAGACGATTCTCCGCTGGACCCGGCACTCCGCCGAACAGGGAGCGCATCTCGTGGCGTTCCCGGAGATGGCGCTGACCGGGTATCCCGTGGAGGACCTGGCCCTGCGCTCCTCCTTCGTGGAGGCGTCCCGCGCGGCCCTGCGCACGCTGGCCGCCAAGCTCGCCGAGGAGGGCTTCGGGGAGCTCCCGGTGGTCGTCGGCTACCTCGACCGGTCCGACACGGCCCAGCCGAAGTACGGCCAGCCGGCGGGCGCCCCGCGCAACGCGGCGGCGGTCCTGCACCGCGGCGAGGTGGCGCTCACCTTCGCCAAGCACCACCTGCCGAACTACGGCGTCTTCGACGAGTTCCGCTACTTCGTGCCCGGCGACACCATGCCGGTGATCCGGGTGCACGGGGTGGACGTGGCCCTCGCCATCTGCGAGGACCTGTGGCAGGACGGCGGCCGGGTCCCCGCGGCGCGCTCCGCCGGGGCCGGCCTGCTGCTCTCCATCAACGCCTCGCCGTACGAGCGCGACAAGGACGACACCCGGCTCGAACTGGTCCGCAAGCGCGCCCAGGAGGCGGGCTGCACCACCGCCTACCTCGCCATGATCGGCGGCCAGGACGAGCTGGTCTTCGACGGTGACTCGATCGTGGTCGACGCGAGCGGTGAAGTGATCGCGCGGGCGCCGCAGTTCGCGGAGGGCTGTGTGGTCCTGGACCTCGACCTGCCCGCGGCGTCGCCGAACCCGCCGACGGGCGTGGTGGACGACGGCCTGCGCATCGACCGCGTGATCCTCTCCGAGGACCCCCTCCCCGCCTACACGCCGGAACTGACGGGCGGCTACGCCGACCGCCTCGACGACGACGAGGAGGTCTACTCGGCGCTGGTCGTGGGCCTGCGCGCGTACGTCGCCAAGAACGGCTTCAAGTCGGTCCTGATCGGACTGTCGGGAGGCATCGACTCGGCCCTCGTCGCCGCCATCGCCTGCGACGCGGTGGGCGCGCAGAACGTGTACGGCGTCTCGATGCCCTCGAAGTACTCCTCCGACCACTCCAAGGACGACGCGGCGGAACTGGCACGGCGTACGGGCCTCAACTTCCGTACGGTGCCGATCGCCCCGATGTTCGACGCATACATGGCGTCGACGGAGCTGACGGGCCTGGCCGAGGAGAACCTCCAGTCCCGCCTCCGCGGTACCCTCCTCATGGCGATCTCCAACCAGGAGGGCCACATCGTCCTGGCGCCGGGCAACAAGTCGGAGCTGGCGGTGGGGTATTCGACGCTGTACGGCGACTCGGTGGGCGCGTACGGCCCGATCAAGGACGTCTACAAGACGTCAATCTTCCGCCTCGCGGAGTGGCGCAACCGCTCGGCGGCGGAGCGCGGCCAGACGCCCCCGATCCCGGAGAACTCCATCACCAAGCCCCCGAGCGCGGAACTGCGCCCCGGCCAGGTCGACACCGACTCGCTCCCCGACTACCCGGTCCTGGACGCCATCCTGGAGCGCTACGTCGACCGCGACCAGGGCGCCGACCTGATCGTCGCCGCGGGCTTCGACCCGGCCCTCGTCACCAAGACGCTCCGCATGGTCGACACGGCCGAGTACAAGCGCCGCCAGTACCCGCCGGGCACGAAGATCTCGCCCAAGGGCTTCGGCAAGGACCGACGGCTGCCGATCACCAACGGGTGGCGGGAGACGGCGTAG
- a CDS encoding DUF305 domain-containing protein — MKHVGWVAGAAAAVLVAAGAITYAVADGEGTAASPTADSADAGFARDMAVHHQQAVEMSYIVRDRTDDTEVRRLAYDIAQTQANQRGMLLGWLDLWELPKVSSDPPMTWMDMGSMASGEDGALMPGMATNTEMKKLETLSGKQAEVFYLQLMTDHHKGGIHMAEACVKRCEVKVETRLATTMVNGQESEIALMAGMLKDRGAKARP; from the coding sequence ATGAAGCACGTCGGGTGGGTCGCGGGGGCCGCGGCGGCGGTCCTCGTCGCGGCCGGTGCGATCACCTACGCCGTCGCCGACGGCGAGGGGACCGCCGCGTCCCCCACCGCCGACTCCGCGGACGCCGGGTTCGCGCGGGACATGGCGGTGCACCACCAGCAGGCCGTGGAGATGTCGTACATCGTGCGCGACCGCACCGACGACACCGAGGTGCGGCGGCTCGCGTACGACATCGCGCAGACGCAGGCCAACCAGCGCGGGATGCTGCTGGGCTGGCTCGATCTGTGGGAGCTGCCGAAGGTGTCCTCGGATCCGCCGATGACCTGGATGGACATGGGCTCCATGGCCTCCGGCGAGGACGGCGCGCTGATGCCGGGCATGGCGACGAACACCGAGATGAAGAAGCTGGAGACCCTGAGCGGCAAGCAGGCGGAGGTGTTCTACCTCCAGCTGATGACCGACCACCACAAGGGCGGCATCCACATGGCCGAGGCCTGTGTGAAGCGGTGCGAGGTGAAGGTGGAGACGCGGCTCGCGACGACCATGGTCAACGGCCAGGAGTCGGAGATCGCGCTGATGGCGGGAATGCTGAAGGACCGGGGCGCGAAGGCCCGGCCCTAG
- a CDS encoding pyridoxamine 5'-phosphate oxidase family protein, which yields MTNQPHTRLDPRYSDEKATAKPWSEAQALLTSAELFWISTVRPDGRPHVTPLPAVWSSGALHFCTGPEERKARNLAANPQVVLTTGTNTWDRGYDLVVEGEAVRVTEEDRLRELAAAWEAKYGSFWHFEVRNGCFHHGAGHAFVFSVAPGTVFGFGKGDPFSQTRWRFSRED from the coding sequence ATGACCAACCAACCGCACACTCGCCTGGACCCCCGCTACAGCGACGAGAAGGCCACGGCGAAGCCCTGGTCCGAGGCGCAGGCGCTACTGACGTCGGCCGAACTGTTCTGGATCTCGACGGTACGGCCGGACGGGCGCCCGCATGTGACGCCGCTGCCCGCGGTCTGGTCGTCGGGCGCCCTGCACTTCTGCACCGGGCCCGAGGAGCGCAAGGCCCGCAACCTGGCCGCGAACCCGCAGGTGGTGCTGACCACCGGCACGAACACCTGGGACCGGGGCTACGACCTGGTCGTCGAGGGCGAGGCGGTCCGGGTGACGGAGGAGGACCGGCTGCGCGAGCTGGCGGCGGCCTGGGAGGCGAAATACGGCAGCTTCTGGCACTTCGAGGTACGGAACGGCTGCTTCCACCACGGAGCGGGGCACGCTTTCGTGTTCTCGGTGGCGCCGGGCACCGTTTTCGGCTTCGGTAAGGGTGACCCGTTCAGCCAGACCCGTTGGCGATTCTCCAGGGAGGACTAG
- the glnA gene encoding type I glutamate--ammonia ligase, translating into MDKQQEFVLRTLEERDIRFVRLWFTDVLGFLKSVAVAPAELEQAFDEGIGFDGSAIEGFARVYESDMIAKPDPSTFQVLPWRAETPGTARMFCDILMPDGSPSFADPRYVLKRALARTSDLGFTFYTHPEIEFFLLKDRPLDGSRPTPADNSGYFDHTPTNVGMDFRRQAITMLESMGISVEFSHHEGAPGQQEIDLRYADALSTADNIMTFRLVMKQVALEQGVQATFMPKPFSEHPGSGMHTHLSLFEGDRNAFYESGSEYQLSKVGRSFIAGLLRHAAEISAVTNQWVNSYKRIWGGSERTAGAGGEAPSYICWGHNNRSALVRVPMYKPGKTGSARVEVRSLDSGANPYLAYALLLAAGLKGIEEGYELPPGAEDDVWALSDAERRAMGIEPLPQNLGEALTLMERSDLVAETLGEHVFDFFLRNKRSEWEEYRSEVTAFELRKNLPVL; encoded by the coding sequence ATGGACAAGCAGCAGGAGTTCGTGCTCCGTACGTTGGAGGAGCGGGACATCCGGTTCGTACGCCTGTGGTTCACGGACGTGCTGGGCTTCCTCAAGTCCGTCGCCGTGGCCCCGGCCGAGCTTGAACAGGCCTTCGACGAGGGCATCGGCTTCGACGGCTCGGCGATCGAGGGCTTCGCCCGGGTATACGAGTCCGACATGATCGCCAAGCCGGACCCCTCCACCTTCCAGGTCCTGCCCTGGCGCGCGGAGACCCCCGGCACGGCCCGCATGTTCTGCGACATCCTCATGCCGGACGGCTCCCCGTCCTTCGCGGACCCGCGCTACGTCCTCAAGCGCGCCCTGGCCCGCACCTCCGACCTGGGCTTCACCTTCTACACGCACCCCGAGATCGAGTTCTTCCTGCTGAAGGACCGTCCGCTGGACGGCTCCCGGCCCACCCCGGCCGACAATTCCGGCTACTTCGACCACACCCCGACCAACGTCGGTATGGACTTCCGCCGCCAGGCGATCACCATGCTGGAGTCGATGGGCATCTCGGTGGAGTTCTCCCACCACGAGGGCGCGCCCGGCCAGCAGGAGATCGACCTGCGCTACGCCGACGCGCTCTCCACGGCGGACAACATCATGACGTTCCGCCTGGTCATGAAGCAGGTGGCGCTGGAGCAGGGCGTGCAGGCGACGTTCATGCCGAAGCCGTTCTCCGAGCACCCGGGCAGCGGCATGCACACGCACCTGTCGTTGTTCGAGGGCGACCGGAACGCGTTCTACGAGTCCGGCTCCGAGTACCAGCTGTCCAAGGTCGGCCGCTCCTTCATCGCGGGCCTGCTGCGGCACGCCGCCGAGATCTCCGCGGTCACCAACCAGTGGGTGAACTCCTACAAGCGCATCTGGGGCGGCTCGGAGCGCACGGCCGGCGCCGGCGGTGAGGCCCCCTCCTACATCTGCTGGGGCCACAACAACCGCTCGGCGCTGGTCCGCGTCCCGATGTACAAGCCCGGCAAGACCGGCTCGGCCCGCGTCGAGGTCCGCTCCCTGGACTCCGGCGCCAACCCCTACCTGGCGTACGCCCTGCTGCTGGCCGCCGGCCTCAAGGGCATCGAGGAGGGCTACGAACTCCCGCCGGGCGCCGAGGACGACGTCTGGGCCCTCTCCGACGCCGAACGCCGCGCGATGGGCATCGAGCCCCTCCCGCAGAACCTCGGCGAGGCCCTGACCCTCATGGAGCGCAGCGACCTCGTCGCCGAGACGCTGGGCGAGCACGTCTTCGACTTCTTCCTGCGCAACAAGCGCTCGGAGTGGGAGGAGTACCGCTCGGAGGTCACGGCGTTCGAGCTGCGGAAGAACCTGCCGGTGCTGTAG
- a CDS encoding RrF2 family transcriptional regulator: MRLLRSTDLALRILMRLSVSEGATPTTREVAADMDVPYTHAAKVVAELQHQGLVDARRGRGGGLALTDKGRTASVGAVVRSFEGDGDVVDCEGGGTAPCPLSPACRLRGALRRAQEAFFASLDPLTIGDMVTAPTGPLLLEIGRAPS, translated from the coding sequence ATGCGGCTGCTGCGCTCCACCGACCTCGCCCTGCGGATCCTGATGCGACTCTCCGTCTCCGAAGGGGCCACGCCCACCACGCGTGAGGTCGCAGCCGACATGGACGTGCCGTACACGCACGCCGCGAAGGTCGTCGCCGAGCTCCAGCACCAGGGACTGGTCGACGCCCGCCGCGGCCGGGGCGGCGGTCTGGCGCTCACCGACAAGGGGCGTACGGCGTCCGTGGGCGCCGTGGTGCGCTCCTTCGAGGGCGACGGCGACGTCGTCGACTGCGAGGGCGGCGGCACCGCGCCCTGTCCGCTGAGCCCCGCCTGCCGCCTGCGCGGTGCCCTGCGGCGGGCCCAGGAGGCGTTTTTCGCCTCCCTGGACCCGCTCACCATCGGCGACATGGTCACCGCGCCGACCGGACCGCTGCTGCTGGAGATCGGCCGGGCGCCGTCGTAG
- a CDS encoding MFS transporter → MPLALLALAVGAFGIGTTEFVMMGLLPDVAADLGISIPSAGHLVSAYALGVVIGAPLLAAVTARMSRRKVLIGLMVLFVAGNALSALAPDNGWLLAARFLSGLPHGAFFGVGAVVATSLVAPERKARSVSLMFLGLTVANVAGVPVATLVGQHLGWRVTFLGVSAIGVAAIASLALLIPRDGGINPSHGLRGELAALRSLPVWLALGTTVAGFGALFAAYSYVTPMLTDAAGYADASVTLLLALFGVGATIGNLLGGRLADHAMRATLFGGLASLALVLALFPLLMSSAWSAAPAVVLLGTAAFVTGSPLQLMVMEKASAAPSLASSANQAAFNLANAGGAWIGGVALAAGFGVTSPAVAGAGLAVLGLGVAGVAYAVDRRRVPEPGRERLIAGHLPQEAEAVRT, encoded by the coding sequence ATGCCCCTGGCCCTGCTCGCCCTGGCCGTCGGCGCCTTTGGCATCGGCACGACCGAGTTCGTGATGATGGGCCTGCTGCCCGACGTCGCGGCCGACCTCGGCATCTCCATCCCCAGCGCCGGTCACCTGGTCTCGGCGTACGCCCTCGGCGTCGTCATCGGCGCCCCGCTGCTCGCCGCCGTCACCGCCCGGATGTCCCGCCGCAAGGTCCTGATCGGCCTGATGGTGCTCTTCGTGGCCGGCAACGCGCTGTCCGCCCTCGCCCCCGACAACGGCTGGCTGCTCGCGGCCCGCTTCCTGAGCGGCCTGCCGCACGGCGCCTTCTTCGGCGTAGGCGCGGTGGTCGCCACGAGCCTGGTCGCCCCGGAACGCAAGGCCCGCTCGGTCTCCCTGATGTTCCTGGGCCTGACGGTCGCCAACGTCGCGGGCGTCCCCGTCGCCACGCTCGTGGGCCAGCACCTGGGCTGGCGGGTCACGTTCCTGGGCGTGAGCGCGATAGGCGTAGCGGCTATCGCGTCCCTGGCCCTGCTGATCCCGCGGGATGGTGGGATCAATCCCTCCCACGGCCTGCGCGGCGAGTTGGCCGCCCTGCGCTCCCTCCCCGTGTGGCTGGCCCTCGGCACCACGGTGGCGGGCTTCGGTGCGCTGTTCGCGGCGTACAGCTATGTGACCCCGATGCTGACGGACGCGGCCGGGTACGCCGACGCCAGTGTCACCCTGCTGCTCGCGCTGTTCGGCGTCGGCGCGACGATCGGCAACCTGCTGGGCGGCCGCCTCGCGGACCACGCGATGCGCGCGACGCTGTTCGGCGGGCTGGCGTCGCTGGCGTTGGTGCTGGCCCTGTTCCCGCTGCTCATGTCGTCCGCGTGGAGCGCGGCGCCGGCGGTGGTCCTGCTCGGCACGGCGGCCTTCGTGACCGGTTCCCCCCTCCAACTGATGGTCATGGAGAAGGCGTCGGCAGCCCCCTCCCTGGCCTCCTCCGCCAACCAGGCCGCCTTCAACCTGGCCAACGCCGGGGGTGCTTGGATCGGCGGGGTCGCGCTGGCGGCGGGCTTCGGGGTGACTTCGCCGGCGGTGGCGGGGGCGGGGTTGGCGGTGTTGGGGCTGGGGGTCGCCGGAGTGGCGTACGCCGTGGACCGGCGGCGGGTACCGGAACCGGGCCGCGAGCGACTGATCGCCGGGCATCTGCCTCAGGAGGCGGAGGCTGTGCGGACCTGA
- a CDS encoding VOC family protein, with product MDFTLEVIPLPVSDIDRARDFYRDKVGFHVDIDQEVMPGMRIVQLTPPGSGCSLALGDNLWDLAEGESKPRPGSYQGLQLCVADIKAARAELVERGLDVSEPVQYAPDDGATFMYFKDPDGNGWSIQEYRVRGEKPLHKLLSELAG from the coding sequence ATGGACTTCACCCTTGAAGTGATCCCGCTGCCCGTGAGCGACATCGACCGTGCCAGGGACTTCTACCGGGACAAGGTCGGTTTCCACGTCGACATCGACCAGGAGGTCATGCCGGGCATGCGGATCGTCCAGCTGACGCCTCCGGGCTCCGGCTGTTCGCTCGCGCTGGGCGACAACCTCTGGGACCTGGCGGAGGGTGAGTCGAAACCGCGGCCCGGCTCCTACCAGGGCCTCCAGCTGTGCGTGGCCGACATCAAGGCGGCGCGGGCGGAGCTGGTGGAGCGGGGTCTGGACGTGTCCGAGCCGGTGCAGTACGCCCCGGACGACGGCGCGACCTTCATGTACTTCAAGGACCCCGACGGCAACGGCTGGTCGATCCAGGAGTACCGCGTCCGGGGCGAGAAGCCCTTGCACAAACTCCTCTCGGAGCTGGCGGGCTGA
- a CDS encoding globin domain-containing protein, translating into MLSVQSAATVRATLPAVGANLDAITERFYAGMFAARPELLRDLFNRGNQAAGTQRQALAGSIAAFATYLTDHPDDRPDAMLARIAHKHASLGVAPDQYGIVHEHLFAAIVDVLGEAVTPEVAAAWDEVYWLMANALIALEKRLYEESREPGWRDWEVVERVAETADVVTFRLRPSDGGPVADFRAGQYVSVRVELPDGARQIRQYSLSGAPDSALRQISVKRVAEDAGSPAGEVSEHLHARVQEGAVLELSAPYGDLVLGADTDRPLLLASAGIGVTPMIAMLAQLAQDGSACPVTVLHGDRSPADHALRTDQELYAAKLAEARVHFWYEEDAPEDAHTGLVDLADIAVAPGTHAYLCGPLPFMRAVRTQLIGKGVAPADIHYEVFGPDLWLTQG; encoded by the coding sequence ATGCTGTCCGTACAGTCCGCCGCCACCGTCCGCGCGACCCTCCCCGCCGTGGGCGCCAACCTGGACGCGATCACCGAGCGCTTCTACGCCGGGATGTTCGCCGCCCGCCCCGAGCTGCTGCGCGACCTCTTCAACCGCGGCAACCAGGCGGCCGGCACCCAGCGCCAGGCCCTCGCGGGTTCCATTGCCGCCTTCGCGACGTATTTGACAGACCACCCGGACGACCGGCCCGACGCGATGCTCGCCCGCATCGCCCACAAGCACGCCTCTCTCGGCGTCGCCCCCGACCAGTACGGCATCGTCCACGAGCACCTGTTCGCCGCCATCGTCGACGTCCTCGGCGAGGCCGTCACACCCGAGGTCGCGGCTGCCTGGGACGAGGTCTACTGGCTGATGGCGAACGCCCTGATCGCCCTGGAGAAGCGGCTGTACGAGGAGTCCCGCGAGCCCGGCTGGCGGGACTGGGAGGTCGTGGAGCGCGTCGCGGAGACGGCTGACGTGGTCACCTTCCGGCTGCGCCCGTCCGACGGCGGCCCGGTGGCGGACTTCCGCGCGGGCCAGTACGTCTCGGTCCGCGTCGAACTCCCGGACGGCGCCCGGCAGATCCGGCAGTACAGCCTGTCCGGGGCGCCGGACTCCGCGCTGCGCCAGATCAGCGTGAAGCGGGTGGCCGAGGACGCCGGCTCCCCGGCGGGCGAGGTCTCCGAGCACCTCCACGCGCGCGTGCAGGAGGGCGCCGTACTGGAGCTGTCCGCCCCCTACGGCGACCTCGTCCTGGGCGCGGACACCGACCGCCCCCTGCTGCTGGCCTCCGCGGGCATCGGCGTCACCCCGATGATCGCCATGCTGGCCCAGCTGGCCCAGGACGGCAGCGCCTGCCCGGTCACCGTCCTGCACGGCGACCGTTCCCCCGCCGACCACGCCCTGCGCACCGACCAGGAGCTCTACGCGGCCAAGCTCGCGGAGGCGCGGGTGCACTTCTGGTACGAGGAGGACGCCCCCGAGGACGCCCACACCGGCCTGGTCGACCTCGCGGACATCGCCGTGGCACCCGGCACGCACGCGTACCTGTGCGGCCCGCTCCCCTTCATGCGGGCGGTGCGCACCCAGCTGATCGGCAAGGGAGTGGCGCCCGCGGACATCCACTACGAGGTCTTCGGCCCCGACCTCTGGCTCACCCAGGGCTGA
- a CDS encoding DUF3105 domain-containing protein, with product MGSAKKSNAARKARIEEMRRAEQARERRNRILTIGASVTVVAALVVGAVVLVQSQDDEDTASDSKTTGKLVAGADGVSTWKGGKLTQTHVDKKVKYPVEPPVGGDHNPVWQNCNGDVYTEAVANENAVHSLEHGAVWVTYTSKAKKADVEALAAKVKQTPYTLMSPYENQKSPIMLSAWGAQRTVTGADDANLGKFFEKYVQGEQTPEPGAACTGGKAE from the coding sequence ATGGGATCCGCCAAGAAGAGCAACGCGGCGCGCAAAGCCCGCATAGAAGAGATGCGGCGCGCCGAGCAGGCTCGCGAGCGCCGCAACCGGATCCTCACGATCGGCGCCAGTGTGACGGTGGTGGCCGCCCTGGTCGTCGGCGCGGTCGTGCTGGTGCAGTCGCAGGACGACGAGGACACCGCGTCCGACTCCAAGACCACCGGCAAGCTGGTGGCCGGCGCCGACGGCGTGAGCACCTGGAAGGGCGGCAAGCTCACCCAGACCCACGTGGACAAGAAGGTCAAGTACCCGGTCGAGCCCCCGGTCGGCGGCGACCACAACCCGGTCTGGCAGAACTGCAACGGCGACGTCTACACCGAGGCCGTGGCGAACGAGAACGCGGTGCACTCGCTGGAGCACGGCGCGGTCTGGGTGACGTACACCAGCAAGGCCAAGAAGGCCGACGTGGAGGCGCTCGCGGCGAAGGTGAAGCAGACGCCGTACACGCTGATGAGCCCCTACGAGAACCAGAAGTCGCCGATCATGCTGTCGGCGTGGGGTGCGCAGCGCACGGTGACGGGCGCGGACGACGCGAACCTCGGCAAGTTCTTCGAGAAGTACGTGCAGGGCGAGCAGACGCCGGAGCCGGGCGCCGCGTGCACGGGCGGTAAGGCGGAGTGA